One window of the Camelina sativa cultivar DH55 chromosome 1, Cs, whole genome shotgun sequence genome contains the following:
- the LOC104704822 gene encoding uncharacterized protein LOC104704822 — protein sequence MLDLVVALVSCVVLIVVVIFLSCIIASGADVDSPPPLSRRGQLGLPVYKTKCEDLAGAGTAISVARTNIYGGSGGACGGDGSEGIITRDTKLPFPPRASLLPPRPVELPRPAYRAKDQDMISTGIALSLAVSVLNSGSGVGCGGGGGNGNSYSDGGGCGGGNGNSYSDGGGGCGGGGGGGGCGGGG from the coding sequence ATGTTGGATTTGGTTGTTGCACTCGTATCATGCGTCGTATTAATAGTGGTGGTTATCTTCTTAAGCTGCATCATCGCCAGCGGGGCAGATGTCGATTCTCCACCGCCGCTTTCACGACGAGGGCAGCTCGGGTTGCCGGTGTATAAAACCAAATGTGAAGATTTGGCAGGCGCTGGTACAGCCATATCAGTGGCTAGAACCAATATCTATGGTGGTTCAGGTGGTGCTTGTGGCGGAGATGGAAGTGAAGGCATCATCACCAGGGATACAAAGCTTCCTTTTCCACCGCGGGCTTCACTGCTTCCACCACGACCAGTGGAGCTCCCTAGGCCTGCGTATAGAGCCAAAGATCAAGATATGATAAGCACTGGCATCGCGCTATCATTGGCTGTATCCGTTTTAAATAGTGGTTCCGGTGttggttgtggtggtggtggtggtaatggAAATAGTTACAGTGACGGGGGAGGCTGTGGTGGTGGTAATGGAAATAGTTACAGTGACGGGGGAGGCGGTTGtggaggcggtggtggaggtggCGGTTGTGGAGGCGGCGGTTGA
- the LOC104779258 gene encoding LOW QUALITY PROTEIN: terpenoid synthase 17-like (The sequence of the model RefSeq protein was modified relative to this genomic sequence to represent the inferred CDS: deleted 2 bases in 1 codon), translated as MESTIMGFGLPNFHSSPLCLTTNLSLFPRRWLHKPTLSLKPAKKTHLVCVRASATETNDELERTRPLAHFSPTLWGDHFLSVPLDVDKFDEFSRDIEVRMKPKVRDMLMSSKNSDNERIRLIHLLINLGIAYHFETEIDEILIQAFTNLEDIIHKEDDLETISTMFEVFRLRGYYIPCDVFNRFKGEDGKFKESLADDVRGMLQLYEAAHLGTPSEDIMDEALSFTRYHLESLKGHHAASASPHLSRHIQNALYRARYHKLEILVAREYISFYEQEEDHDETLLKFAKLNFNYCQLHYIQDLKDLTKWWKDLDLASKLPYIRDRIVEVYFGALTMYFEPRYSLGRIIVAKITVVATVLNDTCDAYGTLPEVTSLVDSFQRWDLGDIEKLPNYLRIVFRSVFETLEEIEKEMMPRGRSRIVQVAVDEMKKLGKSYLTISKWARTSHVPTFEEYMEIGMQTSMDKFAAYSFIAMEDCDENQTCEWYNSRPRMMEGLNGLYRLKNDIATYERRSG; from the exons ATGGAATCAACAATAATGGGTTTTGGTCTTCCTAATTTTCACAGCTCCCCTCTCTGTCTCACGaccaac ctctctctctttccccgGCGTTGGCTTCACAAGCCCACTCTTTCCCTCAAACCGGCAAAAAAAACCCACTTGGTCTGTGTTAGGGCTAGTGCTACTGAGACTAATGATGAACTCGAGCGAACTCGTCCATTGGCACACTTTTCTCCCACTCTTTGGGGAGATCACTTCCTTTCTGTTCCCTTAGATGTTGAT aAATTTGATGAATTTTCAAGAGACATTGAAGTGAGGATGAAGCCAAAAGTGAGGGACATGCTCATGTCTTCCAAAAACAGTGACAATGAGAGGATCCGTCTCATCCATTTGCTAATTAACCTCGGAATCGCATATCATTTCGAAACTGAGATTGATGAGATCCTTATCCAAGCTTTTACGAATTTGGAGGACATAATCCACAAGGAAGATGATTTAGAGACAATCTCCACCATGTTTGAGGTTTTCAGACTACGCGGTTACTATATTCCTTGCG ATGTATTCAATAGATTCAAAGGTGAAGATGGGAAGTTCAAGGAAAGTCTAGCTGATGATGTTAGAGGGATGCTACAATTGTACGAAGCAGCACATCTTGGGACACCATCTGAAGATATAATGGACGAAGCATTGAGTTTCACTCGGTATCACTTGGAGTCATTAAAAGGTCATCATGCAGCAAGTGCTAGTCCCCATCTCTCTAGACATATACAAAACGCACTGTATAGAGCTCGGTATCATAAATTGGAGATACTAGTCGCAAGAGAATATATCTCTTTCtacgaacaagaagaagatcacgACGAGACGCTGCTAAAGTTTGCAAAACTCAACTTCAACTATTGCCAGCTACATTACATTCAAGATCTAAAAGATTTGACTAA aTGGTGGAAGGATCTAGATCTGGCATCTAAGCTACCTTACATCAGAGACAGAATTGTAGAGGTCTATTTCGGGGCACTCACAATGTATTTTGAGCCACGGTATTCGCTTGGGAGAATTATAGTCGCAAAAATCACTGTGGTTGCAACTGTTTTGAATGACACATGTGATGCATATGGCACTCTTCCTGAAGTTACAAGTCTCGTTGACTCTTTTCAAAG GTGGGATCTTGGGGACATTGAAAAGCTACCAAACTATTTAAGAATCGTCTTTCGAAGTGTGTTTGAAACTTTAGAAGAGATTGAAAAAGAAATGATGCCTAGAGGAAGATCACGCATTGTGCAAGTAGCAGTAGATGAG ATGAAGAAGTTGGGGAAATCATACTTGACCATCTCGAAATGGGCACGCACAAGTCACGTGCCAACCTTTGAGGAGTACATGGAGATTGGGATGCAAACGTCAATGGATAAGTTTGCAGCCTATAGCTTTATCGCTATGGAAGATTGTGATGAGAATCAAACGTGCGAGTGGTACAATTCCAGACCCAGAATGATGGAAGGTTTGAATGGCCTGTATCGTCTTAAGAACGACATAGCCACCTATGAG AGGAGAAGTGGCTAA
- the LOC104779265 gene encoding geranylgeranyl pyrophosphate synthase 11, chloroplastic-like: MGTSVVHLSSSSLFIQSRGRSYNSTPSFNNLQKRTVLSLSCAINSQGGDMILLEGKSNDPNSAFDFKSYMIRKAESVSAAFNVSVPLQEPLTIPEAVRYSLLTGGKRVRPLLCIAACELVGVDEATAMPAACAVEMIHTSSLIHDDLPCMDNADLRRSKPTSHKVFGEDMAVLAGDALLALAFEHIPERMIRAVVELAKAIGTTGLVAGQMMDLASERMNPDSVRLEHLEFIHLHKTAALLEAAAVLGVIMGGGTEEEIEKLRKYARSIGLLFQVVDDILDVTKSTEELGKTAGKDVMAGKLTYPRLIGLERSREFAEKLSKEAEEQLLGFDSDKAAPLVALASYVALQTQLRFFMD, translated from the coding sequence ATGGGTACTAGTGTTGTTCATCTCAGCTCATCCTCTCTCTTTATCCAATCCAGAGGACGAAGTTATAACTCCACACCCTCATTCAACAATCTCCAAAAACGCActgttttgtctctctcttgtGCTATCAACTCACAAGGCGGAGACATGATTCTGCTGGAAGGAAAAAGCAATGATCCCAACTCTGCCTTTGACTTCAAGTCGTATATGATCCGCAAAGCCGAATCCGTAAGTGCGGCTTTCAACGTTTCAGTACCTCTCCAAGAACCCCTCACGATCCCGGAGGCTGTGCGGTACTCATTGCTAACTGGCGGAAAACGTGTGAGGCCTCTGCTCTGCATTGCCGCCTGCGAGCTTGTAGGAGTCGACGAGGCTACTGCCATGCCAGCCGCCTGCGCGGTCGAGATGATCCACACGAGCTCTCTTATTCATGACGACCTTCCGTGCATGGACAATGCCGACCTCCGCAGAAGCAAGCCCACCAGCCACAAGGTATTTGGAGAAGACATGGCGGTTTTGGCAGGTGATGCACTCCTTGCTTTGGCTTTTGAGCACATTCCCGAGAGGATGATCCGTGCGGTAGTTGAGTTGGCAAAGGCGATAGGTACAACAGGGCTAGTTGCTGGACAAATGATGGATCTAGCCAGCGAAAGAATGAATCCAGACAGCGTCAGATTGGAGCATCTAGAGTTCATCCATCTCCACAAAACAGCGGCATTATTGGAGGCAGCGGCGGTTTTAGGGGTTATAATGGGAGGTGGGACAGAGGAAGAGATCGAGAAGCTTAGAAAGTATGCGAGAAGTATTGGGCTGCTGTTTCAGGTGGTTGATGATATTCTTGACGTAACGAAATCCACTGAGGAATTGGGTAAGACCGCCGGAAAAGATGTAATGGCCGGAAAGCTGACGTATCCAAGGCTGATAGGTCTGGAGAGATCGAGGGAATTTGCAGAGAAACTGAGCAAGGAAGCAGAGGAACAGCTTCTAGGGTTTGATTCGGACAAGGCGGCGCCTCTAGTGGCTCTTGCTAGCTACGTTGCTTTACAGACACAACTGAGATTTTTTATGGACTGA